One genomic window of Clostridium taeniosporum includes the following:
- a CDS encoding N-acetylmuramoyl-L-alanine amidase family protein, with amino-acid sequence MFNRANKMTALLVAAAAVVSLVPATGVNAADVERIESKDGKVYNAVAYKDGHAYIDGDEISNKDEGVYYLSGGKYSELDKVDTDSDVEVYGEKYVNVDDADYFVDLTNGKVTDDDVKEDDIDEVAGKLRKNLKDDTDDRYEEKNASSYREDAKENKAGIDTIKSIPGNKFGETWYTTEVSPAKTEEYDKVNEGQNFNIFTDAKGNYIDADYNLGKIKVESTSGDSVKIENTNDKEDIGKVDDAISASVKQNAILGQDSKNIYRTATITIKAEDGVLISEVYGIKVGKEEKKDGKPEVVNNGAFRCDGLTKDKDNDNKIGAEEVHFDVIQKISKQKASHDVDGANYAKDVTSYVISKDNGEEVSEKSLIYKDNKDVKYTVAKGKVIAYLTYEDDKKDKVKTETITLDKDHNLYYTDIADQADEEVKKNDKCALDIDVDGNLWRLDGGYIYKWDNDEDWDKVYKVDGSMTELSVYDKNNMIVWDENDEVYSIIGNKEDKKDKEEDNKVEVKAGWAQGTDGTWSFVNADGTKKTGWFQDGANWYLANEAGIMQTGWKTVGGTWYYLNESGAMQTGWKNLGGTWYYLNNSGAMQTGWVIVSGNWYFLQPSGAMKTGWYNDNGTWYCLDASGKMLANTTVNGYTLGANGAWVK; translated from the coding sequence ATGTTTAACAGAGCAAACAAAATGACAGCTTTATTAGTAGCTGCAGCTGCTGTTGTTTCATTAGTTCCAGCTACTGGAGTTAATGCAGCAGACGTAGAAAGAATAGAATCAAAAGATGGAAAGGTTTATAATGCAGTAGCTTATAAAGATGGACACGCTTACATTGATGGTGATGAAATCAGCAATAAAGATGAAGGTGTTTATTATTTATCAGGAGGAAAATATTCTGAATTAGATAAGGTAGATACAGATTCAGACGTAGAAGTTTATGGTGAAAAATATGTTAATGTTGATGATGCAGATTACTTTGTTGATTTAACAAACGGTAAAGTAACTGATGATGATGTTAAAGAAGATGATATTGATGAAGTTGCTGGAAAGTTAAGAAAGAACCTTAAAGATGATACTGATGATAGATATGAAGAAAAAAATGCTTCTTCATACAGAGAAGATGCAAAAGAAAATAAAGCTGGTATTGATACAATAAAAAGTATTCCAGGAAATAAATTTGGAGAAACATGGTATACAACTGAAGTTTCTCCAGCAAAAACAGAAGAATATGATAAGGTTAATGAAGGACAAAATTTCAACATATTCACAGATGCAAAAGGAAACTATATTGATGCTGATTACAACTTAGGAAAAATCAAAGTTGAATCAACTAGTGGAGATTCAGTTAAAATAGAAAACACAAATGATAAAGAAGACATTGGTAAAGTAGATGACGCTATATCTGCAAGTGTTAAACAAAACGCTATTTTAGGACAAGATTCTAAAAATATTTATAGAACAGCTACAATTACTATTAAAGCTGAAGATGGTGTTTTAATATCAGAAGTTTATGGAATTAAAGTTGGTAAAGAAGAAAAGAAAGATGGAAAACCTGAAGTAGTTAATAATGGAGCATTTAGATGTGACGGTTTAACAAAGGATAAGGACAATGATAATAAGATTGGTGCTGAAGAAGTACATTTTGATGTAATTCAAAAGATATCAAAACAAAAAGCTTCTCATGATGTAGATGGAGCTAATTATGCTAAGGATGTAACTAGCTATGTTATCTCTAAGGATAATGGAGAAGAAGTATCTGAAAAATCTTTAATTTATAAAGATAATAAAGATGTTAAATATACAGTTGCTAAGGGAAAAGTCATTGCTTATTTAACATATGAGGATGATAAAAAAGATAAAGTAAAAACTGAAACAATAACTTTAGACAAGGATCATAACTTATACTACACTGATATTGCTGATCAAGCTGATGAAGAAGTAAAAAAGAATGATAAGTGTGCATTAGATATTGACGTTGATGGTAACCTTTGGAGATTAGATGGCGGATATATTTATAAATGGGACAACGATGAAGATTGGGACAAAGTTTACAAAGTAGACGGATCTATGACTGAATTATCAGTTTATGATAAAAACAACATGATCGTTTGGGATGAAAATGATGAAGTTTATTCAATAATCGGAAACAAAGAAGATAAAAAAGATAAAGAAGAAGACAATAAAGTTGAAGTTAAAGCTGGATGGGCTCAAGGAACTGATGGAACTTGGTCATTCGTTAATGCTGACGGAACTAAGAAAACTGGTTGGTTCCAAGATGGAGCTAATTGGTACTTAGCTAATGAAGCTGGTATTATGCAAACTGGATGGAAAACTGTTGGTGGAACTTGGTACTACCTAAATGAATCAGGAGCTATGCAAACTGGATGGAAAAATCTTGGTGGAACTTGGTACTACTTAAATAATTCAGGAGCTATGCAAACTGGATGGGTTATCGTTTCAGGAAACTGGTACTTCTTACAACCATCAGGAGCTATGAAAACTGGTTGGTACAACGATAATGGAACTTGGTACTGCTT
- a CDS encoding DUF2334 domain-containing protein produces the protein MVKKHYFFILLLFILIFLIGCTNEENFTTKNLTNHDNNIITNNNEENLIIDNSSKSNDLISNNFSNFKGFDMNEDNIRLKLNGNNLDFTLPIYLNKNRYYIPLNEVIYNLNGKFTRNDNSLYLNINDETYSINLLNNIVKCPNKEFKLKKDLLNSDDIYYICFSDLSNMFNLYTRWVKDNKIINCKITSNNEIKNTSANNDFINNLNNTSQENQNNTTSKNTQIGLIRFEDICVTSQGYDKNYFENLRIIGEYMNEENIPYHIAWIPRYKNPNFKIDNDPLTKNNFEIAEMVYTLDYLKNNNGIIGLHGYTHQIGDNESAAGFEFGRYEPSTTIFREKIKKAIETAKYLDIPIDFFEVPHYEITPEQNKIAEEYFKILYYPFNDYGVDKADLKKPQLSPYNNSSLYISTPLDYIAESKEEMCLDRIRNSDNSNMGSVFFHPSLENKFIKLDEDSNGCPTYSYEDNSTLKKLINILKEKEYKMTKVTEL, from the coding sequence ATGGTAAAAAAACATTACTTTTTTATTTTGTTATTATTTATACTTATTTTTTTAATAGGTTGTACTAATGAAGAAAATTTTACAACTAAAAATTTAACAAACCATGATAACAATATAATTACTAATAATAATGAAGAAAACTTAATAATTGATAATTCATCTAAAAGTAATGATTTGATTTCTAATAATTTTTCAAATTTTAAAGGTTTTGATATGAATGAAGATAATATAAGACTTAAATTAAATGGAAATAATTTAGATTTCACCTTGCCAATATACTTAAATAAAAATAGATATTATATTCCTTTAAATGAAGTTATATATAATTTAAATGGTAAGTTTACTAGAAATGATAACTCTTTATATTTAAATATTAATGATGAAACTTACTCAATTAATCTTTTAAACAATATCGTTAAATGTCCTAATAAAGAATTTAAATTAAAAAAAGATTTATTAAATAGTGATGATATATATTACATATGTTTTTCTGATTTATCTAATATGTTTAACTTATATACTAGATGGGTTAAAGATAACAAAATAATTAACTGCAAAATAACTTCTAATAATGAAATTAAAAATACCTCTGCAAATAATGATTTTATTAACAATCTTAATAATACTTCACAAGAAAATCAAAATAATACTACTTCTAAAAATACTCAAATAGGGCTAATAAGATTTGAAGATATATGTGTAACTTCTCAAGGTTATGATAAAAATTACTTTGAAAACCTTCGTATAATTGGAGAATATATGAATGAAGAAAATATTCCTTATCATATAGCTTGGATTCCAAGATATAAAAATCCTAACTTTAAAATAGATAATGATCCTTTAACTAAAAATAATTTTGAAATAGCAGAAATGGTATATACACTTGATTACTTAAAAAATAACAATGGTATTATTGGTTTACATGGATACACTCATCAAATTGGTGATAATGAATCAGCTGCTGGATTTGAATTTGGTAGATATGAACCTTCCACAACTATATTTAGAGAAAAAATAAAAAAAGCTATTGAAACTGCCAAATACTTAGATATACCAATAGACTTTTTTGAAGTACCTCATTATGAAATAACTCCAGAACAAAATAAAATTGCAGAAGAATATTTTAAAATACTTTATTATCCCTTTAATGATTATGGGGTTGATAAAGCTGATTTAAAAAAACCACAATTAAGTCCATATAATAATTCTTCATTATATATCTCTACCCCATTAGATTATATTGCAGAAAGCAAAGAAGAAATGTGTTTAGATAGAATAAGAAATTCAGATAATTCTAATATGGGAAGTGTGTTTTTTCATCCTTCTTTAGAAAATAAATTTATTAAACTAGATGAAGATTCTAATGGATGTCCAACATATAGCTATGAAGATAATTCTACATTAAAAAAATTGATAAATATATTAAAAGAAAAAGAATATAAAATGACTAAAGTTACAGAATTGTAG